The following proteins are co-located in the Labrys monachus genome:
- the purD gene encoding phosphoribosylamine--glycine ligase, with protein sequence MNILLVGSGGREHALAWAISASPLCDRLFAAPGNPGIEECAVCVGVDGSDHDALIDFCHANAIDFVVIGPELPLVAGLVDDLAAAGIKAFGPSRQAAQLEGSKGYTKDLCREFGIPTADYRRFTEAEAAKAHVRAAGAPIVVKADGLAAGKGVVVAQTVEEAEAALDAIFAGAVGASGPEAVVEAFLEGEEASFFALCDGKDAIALASAQDHKRVFEGDLGPNTGGMGAYSPAPVMTAAMEERVMAEIIRPTIRAMAARGTPFKGVLFAGLMITKDGPELIEYNVRFGDPEAQVLMPRLRSDILPALIASADGVLANVSLRWKSEAALCVVMAAQGYPGPVAKGSEIRNLAKAASIDDVLVFHAGTRRSGDRILADGGRVLGITATGASVAEAQHRAYEAVDLVDWPEGFCRRDIGWRAVGRG encoded by the coding sequence ATGAATATTCTTCTGGTCGGCTCGGGAGGGCGGGAGCACGCTTTGGCCTGGGCGATTTCGGCGAGCCCCCTCTGCGACAGGCTGTTCGCCGCGCCGGGCAATCCCGGCATCGAGGAATGCGCGGTCTGCGTCGGCGTCGACGGCAGCGACCATGACGCGCTCATCGATTTCTGCCACGCCAATGCCATCGACTTCGTGGTGATCGGCCCCGAGCTGCCGCTGGTGGCCGGCCTCGTCGACGATCTCGCCGCGGCGGGCATCAAGGCGTTCGGGCCGTCGCGCCAGGCGGCGCAGCTCGAAGGCTCCAAGGGCTATACCAAGGATCTGTGCCGCGAATTCGGCATCCCCACCGCCGATTACCGCCGCTTCACCGAAGCCGAGGCGGCGAAGGCCCATGTCCGCGCCGCCGGCGCGCCGATCGTCGTCAAGGCGGACGGGCTCGCTGCCGGCAAGGGCGTGGTGGTGGCGCAGACGGTCGAGGAGGCTGAGGCCGCGCTCGACGCGATCTTCGCCGGCGCCGTGGGCGCATCGGGCCCCGAAGCGGTGGTCGAGGCCTTCCTCGAAGGGGAGGAAGCGAGCTTCTTCGCTCTGTGCGACGGCAAGGACGCCATCGCCCTGGCCTCGGCGCAGGACCACAAGCGCGTCTTCGAGGGGGATCTCGGCCCCAATACCGGCGGCATGGGCGCCTATTCCCCCGCGCCGGTGATGACCGCGGCGATGGAGGAACGCGTCATGGCCGAGATCATCCGGCCGACCATCCGCGCCATGGCGGCGCGCGGCACGCCATTCAAGGGCGTGCTGTTCGCCGGCCTGATGATCACCAAGGACGGCCCGGAGCTGATCGAATACAATGTCCGCTTCGGCGATCCCGAGGCCCAGGTGCTGATGCCGCGGCTGCGGTCCGATATCCTGCCGGCGCTGATCGCCTCGGCCGACGGCGTGCTCGCCAATGTCTCGCTGCGCTGGAAGAGCGAGGCGGCGCTGTGCGTGGTGATGGCGGCCCAGGGTTATCCGGGCCCGGTGGCCAAGGGATCGGAAATCCGCAACCTCGCCAAGGCCGCCTCGATCGACGACGTGCTGGTGTTCCATGCCGGCACCAGGCGCAGCGGCGACCGCATCCTCGCCGACGGAGGCCGCGTGCTCGGCATCACCGCCACCGGCGCATCGGTCGCCGAGGCGCAGCACCGCGCCTATGAGGCGGTCGACCTCGTCGACTGGCCGGAAGGCTTCTGCCGCCGCGACATCGGCTGGCGGGCGGTCGGGCGCGGCTGA
- the gcvPA gene encoding aminomethyl-transferring glycine dehydrogenase subunit GcvPA, with amino-acid sequence MRYLPLTADDRGLMLAKIGVDHIDDLFANVPADALLASAPDLPSAKGELAVERIMGGLAAKNVAASSVPFFVGAGAYKHHVPATVDHLIQRSEFLTSYTPYQPEIAQGTLQYLYEFQTQVALLTGMDVANASMYDGSTGTGEAVLMAHRVTRRGKAVLSGGLHPHYAGVVRTLSQMGGHTVDALPADVTASEDIVARIDADTSCVVVQTPDVFGNLRDLTAIAEAAHKAGALLIAVFTEAVSLGLVMPPGAMGADIVVGEGQSIGNALTYGGPYVGLFAARQKYVRQMPGRLCGQTVDAQGDRGFVLTLSTREQHIRREKATSNICTNSGLCVLAFTIHMALLGEKGLRRLALLNHANAVKLADLLAEVPGVEVLQRSFFNEFTLRVPGNAAALTERLAARGILGGVPYARLAPGSGHDDLLIVASTEVNTDEDRAAYAAALKELA; translated from the coding sequence ATGCGCTATCTCCCCCTGACCGCCGACGACCGCGGCCTGATGCTGGCGAAGATCGGCGTCGACCATATCGACGACCTCTTCGCGAACGTGCCGGCGGACGCGCTCCTGGCCTCCGCGCCCGACCTGCCGTCCGCCAAGGGCGAGCTCGCCGTCGAGCGCATCATGGGCGGCCTCGCCGCGAAGAACGTCGCGGCCTCCTCCGTACCCTTCTTCGTCGGTGCCGGCGCCTACAAGCACCATGTGCCGGCCACGGTCGACCATCTCATCCAGCGCTCGGAATTCCTGACCTCCTACACGCCGTACCAGCCCGAGATCGCCCAGGGCACGCTGCAATATCTCTACGAGTTCCAGACCCAGGTCGCGCTGCTGACCGGCATGGATGTGGCGAACGCCTCGATGTATGACGGCTCGACCGGCACCGGCGAGGCCGTGCTGATGGCCCATCGCGTCACCCGCCGCGGCAAGGCCGTGCTGTCGGGCGGGCTTCACCCGCATTATGCCGGCGTCGTCCGCACCCTCTCGCAGATGGGCGGCCACACCGTCGACGCCCTGCCGGCCGACGTGACGGCGAGCGAGGACATCGTCGCCCGCATCGACGCCGATACCTCCTGCGTGGTGGTTCAGACACCGGACGTGTTCGGCAATCTGCGCGACCTCACTGCCATCGCCGAGGCGGCACACAAGGCCGGCGCCCTGCTCATCGCCGTCTTCACCGAGGCGGTCTCGCTCGGGCTGGTGATGCCGCCCGGCGCGATGGGTGCCGACATCGTCGTCGGCGAAGGCCAGTCGATCGGCAACGCGCTGACCTATGGCGGTCCCTATGTCGGGCTCTTCGCCGCCCGGCAGAAATATGTACGGCAGATGCCGGGCCGCCTCTGCGGCCAGACGGTCGATGCACAAGGCGATCGCGGCTTCGTGCTGACCCTTTCGACCCGCGAGCAGCATATCCGCCGCGAGAAGGCGACCTCGAACATCTGCACCAATTCGGGCCTGTGCGTCCTCGCCTTCACCATTCACATGGCGCTGCTGGGCGAAAAAGGCCTGCGCCGGCTCGCCCTCCTCAACCACGCCAATGCCGTGAAGCTCGCCGACCTGCTGGCCGAGGTGCCGGGCGTGGAGGTCCTGCAGCGGTCCTTCTTCAACGAATTCACCCTCCGCGTGCCGGGCAATGCCGCCGCGCTGACCGAAAGGCTCGCCGCCCGCGGCATCCTCGGCGGCGTCCCCTATGCGCGCCTCGCCCCCGGCAGCGGCCATGACGATCTCCTCATCGTCGCCTCCACCGAAGTCAACACCGATGAAGACAGAGCGGCCTATGCCGCAGCGCTGAAGGAGCTTGCGTGA
- a CDS encoding 4-(cytidine 5'-diphospho)-2-C-methyl-D-erythritol kinase translates to MRLHEKAPAKVNLTLAVLGRRRDGYHILDSLVVFATIADELTFEPGPELSLDVAGPTAPDAGILADNLVLKAAHALARLRPGLTLGRFHLIKNLPVAAGLGGGSADAAAALRLLARANGLPLANAAVMQAALATGSDVPVCLEAKPRWMRGAGEILSRPIELPPLPAVLVNPRVATPTAEIFKALGLEAGCAAPYPETVGRAVEATHGAAELIELLSHGRNDLEPPSIALRPVIGEALAVVRAQEACRLARMSGSGATVFGLFETPQAARAAQDAIRAARPGWWVVETTL, encoded by the coding sequence ATGCGGCTGCATGAAAAAGCACCGGCCAAGGTCAACCTGACCCTGGCGGTGCTGGGACGCCGCCGGGACGGCTACCATATCCTCGACAGTCTGGTGGTGTTCGCCACGATCGCCGACGAGCTCACCTTCGAGCCCGGGCCGGAGCTGTCGCTCGACGTGGCGGGGCCGACGGCGCCCGACGCCGGCATCCTCGCCGACAATCTGGTGCTGAAGGCCGCCCATGCGCTGGCGCGCCTCAGGCCGGGCCTCACGCTCGGCCGTTTCCACCTCATCAAGAATCTTCCCGTCGCGGCCGGGCTCGGCGGCGGCTCGGCCGACGCTGCGGCGGCGCTGCGCCTGCTCGCGCGCGCCAACGGCCTCCCGCTTGCCAATGCGGCAGTGATGCAGGCGGCGCTCGCGACCGGATCGGACGTGCCGGTCTGCCTCGAGGCCAAGCCGCGCTGGATGCGCGGCGCCGGCGAGATCCTCTCCCGCCCGATCGAGCTGCCGCCGCTGCCGGCCGTGCTGGTCAACCCCAGGGTGGCGACCCCCACCGCCGAGATCTTCAAGGCGCTGGGGCTCGAGGCGGGCTGCGCCGCGCCCTATCCGGAAACGGTGGGACGGGCGGTCGAGGCGACGCACGGCGCCGCCGAACTGATCGAACTGCTCTCGCATGGCCGCAACGACCTCGAACCGCCGTCGATCGCCCTCCGCCCCGTCATCGGCGAGGCCCTCGCGGTGGTGCGGGCGCAGGAGGCCTGCCGCCTCGCCCGCATGTCGGGCTCCGGCGCCACCGTGTTCGGCCTGTTCGAGACGCCGCAGGCCGCCCGCGCGGCACAGGACGCGATCCGCGCCGCGAGACCCGGCTGGTGGGTGGTGGAGACGACGCTTTGA
- a CDS encoding tetratricopeptide repeat protein, translating into MPLSFRTSLFAALTVLGLSTTAIVPAFAGRTAADSPAFRPTSVAGSFLAGRLASSLRDDSAAALFYAAALKGNPGNPDLINRTFIALLSSGDMDRAVVFARRMIAIDKNNPIANLVLGVRALRARQYAEARTQLKATVDKPILQLATPLISTWTYAGAGQTKRGVQATDDISSDEGFSTFKNFSAGMMLDLAGSHDEAIVRLKDAHDHDSNAVTITDALARALARAGRKDEALAILDAYSAKIPRQPVVTALAADIRAGKRIGPAVDSAQQGAADILISVAAAISKQGGADYAVVFYRLALYLDRNNAAALIGLAELYTDLKQPQIADDLFQAVPDTSPLKRNAEIELATVLDQLDRTDEAVDHLKKIIARDPKDLDAIISLGGLYQSRKRWDEAAATFSQALDVVGTPTRSDWSTFYYRGIAYERTNQWPKAEADFKKALELYPDQPSVLNYLGYSWIDKGMHLQEGMDMIKKAVDQRPDDGYIVDSLGWAHYTLGEYDEAVEQLERAVALKPGDPTINDHLGDAYWRAGRKLEATFQWHHALDSKPEPDEKAKLQSKLEHGLADAAGTAKPAEPAKPEQAGTPPETAKPVSVQPAPAAPDASKPVDTSKPADKPKPVEAPKPTDTPKPADAPKPADTPKPADAPNPAGVPPAPVTPPATPKPAEPPKPAEPQKPASPQKPVDPDKPAAPASGNGG; encoded by the coding sequence GTGCCCCTGTCTTTCCGCACTTCCCTTTTCGCTGCCCTGACGGTCCTGGGCCTGTCGACCACGGCCATCGTCCCGGCCTTCGCGGGCAGGACGGCGGCGGACAGCCCCGCATTCCGGCCCACATCCGTCGCCGGCAGCTTCCTGGCTGGGCGCCTCGCTTCGAGCCTGCGCGACGACAGCGCGGCCGCGCTGTTCTATGCCGCGGCGCTCAAGGGCAATCCGGGCAATCCCGACCTGATCAACCGCACCTTCATCGCGCTGCTCTCGTCCGGCGACATGGACAGGGCGGTGGTCTTCGCCCGCCGCATGATCGCCATCGACAAGAACAACCCGATCGCGAATCTGGTGCTCGGCGTGCGGGCCCTGCGCGCGCGGCAATATGCCGAGGCGCGCACCCAGCTCAAGGCCACCGTCGACAAGCCGATCCTCCAGCTGGCGACGCCGCTGATCTCGACCTGGACCTATGCCGGCGCCGGCCAGACCAAGCGCGGCGTGCAGGCCACCGACGACATCTCCAGCGACGAGGGCTTCTCGACCTTCAAGAATTTCTCGGCGGGCATGATGCTCGATCTCGCCGGCTCGCATGACGAGGCGATCGTCCGCCTCAAGGATGCGCACGACCACGATTCCAACGCCGTCACCATCACCGATGCCCTGGCGCGCGCCCTCGCCCGCGCCGGCAGGAAGGACGAAGCGCTCGCCATCCTCGACGCCTACAGCGCCAAGATCCCGCGCCAGCCGGTCGTCACGGCGCTCGCCGCCGACATCCGGGCCGGCAAGCGCATCGGCCCGGCCGTCGATTCGGCCCAGCAGGGCGCGGCCGACATCCTGATCTCGGTGGCCGCCGCGATCTCCAAGCAGGGCGGCGCCGATTACGCGGTGGTGTTCTACCGCCTCGCGCTCTATCTCGACCGGAACAATGCGGCGGCGCTCATCGGCCTCGCCGAGCTCTATACCGACCTGAAGCAGCCCCAGATCGCCGACGACCTGTTCCAGGCGGTGCCCGACACCTCGCCGCTCAAGCGCAATGCCGAGATCGAGCTGGCGACCGTGCTCGACCAGCTCGACCGGACCGACGAAGCCGTCGACCATCTCAAGAAGATCATCGCCCGGGATCCGAAGGACCTCGACGCCATCATCTCGCTGGGCGGCCTCTACCAGAGCCGCAAGCGCTGGGACGAGGCGGCGGCCACCTTCAGCCAGGCGCTCGACGTCGTCGGCACGCCGACGCGCAGCGACTGGTCGACCTTCTATTACCGCGGCATCGCCTATGAACGCACCAACCAGTGGCCGAAGGCGGAAGCGGATTTCAAGAAGGCGCTCGAACTCTATCCCGACCAGCCCTCGGTGCTGAACTATCTCGGCTATTCCTGGATCGACAAGGGCATGCACCTCCAGGAGGGCATGGACATGATCAAGAAGGCCGTCGATCAGCGGCCCGACGACGGCTATATCGTCGACAGCCTCGGCTGGGCGCATTACACGCTCGGCGAATATGACGAGGCGGTCGAGCAGCTCGAACGCGCCGTCGCGCTGAAGCCGGGCGATCCGACGATCAACGACCATCTCGGCGATGCCTATTGGCGGGCCGGCCGCAAGCTCGAAGCGACGTTCCAATGGCACCACGCGCTCGATTCCAAGCCCGAGCCGGACGAAAAGGCCAAGCTCCAGTCCAAGCTCGAGCACGGGCTGGCCGACGCTGCCGGCACGGCGAAGCCAGCCGAGCCCGCCAAGCCCGAGCAAGCCGGCACGCCGCCGGAAACGGCCAAGCCCGTCTCCGTCCAGCCTGCCCCCGCGGCGCCGGACGCCTCCAAGCCGGTGGATACGTCCAAGCCGGCGGACAAGCCCAAGCCGGTCGAGGCGCCCAAACCCACTGATACGCCCAAACCCGCTGACGCCCCCAAGCCGGCCGATACGCCCAAACCGGCGGACGCGCCCAACCCGGCCGGCGTGCCGCCGGCTCCGGTCACCCCGCCGGCGACGCCCAAGCCCGCCGAGCCGCCCAAACCGGCGGAGCCGCAAAAGCCTGCCTCCCCGCAGAAGCCGGTCGATCCGGACAAACCGGCTGCGCCGGCCAGCGGCAATGGCGGCTGA
- a CDS encoding TIGR01459 family HAD-type hydrolase: MPQTPRLLSGLRDIAPAYDLVFCDIWGVIHNGRAVFPGVAEALAAYRKGGGTVVLVSNAPRPAESVVPQLDGLGLPRSTWDAIVTSGDVTRSHIGAVAAQKIFHLGPDRDRPLFHGFDIAFAGPADAEIVVCTGLFDDTTETPETYRPMLEALLARKVPMICANPDLVVDRGGIMIYCAGAIAEAYRAIGGEAIICGKPFKPIYDAAFAVAATIRGGPTPPERTLAIGDSVRTDLTGAAAIGCGALFIASGIHALEAGHGDGAVDPVALAAFLRDKGVVPDAVMPRLIW; the protein is encoded by the coding sequence TTGCCTCAAACGCCCCGTCTCCTCAGCGGCCTCCGCGACATCGCGCCGGCCTATGACCTCGTCTTCTGCGACATATGGGGGGTCATCCATAACGGGCGCGCCGTCTTCCCCGGCGTCGCCGAGGCGCTCGCCGCCTACCGCAAGGGCGGCGGCACTGTGGTGCTGGTCTCCAACGCGCCGCGCCCGGCCGAATCGGTGGTGCCGCAGCTCGACGGCCTCGGCCTGCCGCGCAGCACCTGGGACGCCATCGTCACCTCCGGCGACGTCACGCGCTCGCATATCGGCGCCGTCGCCGCTCAGAAGATCTTCCATCTCGGGCCCGATCGCGACCGGCCGCTCTTCCACGGCTTCGACATCGCCTTCGCCGGCCCCGCCGATGCCGAAATCGTCGTCTGCACCGGCCTGTTCGACGACACCACCGAGACGCCCGAGACCTACCGGCCGATGCTGGAGGCCCTGCTCGCCCGCAAGGTGCCGATGATCTGCGCCAATCCGGACCTGGTGGTCGACCGCGGCGGCATCATGATCTACTGCGCCGGCGCCATCGCCGAGGCCTATCGCGCCATCGGCGGCGAGGCGATCATCTGCGGCAAGCCGTTCAAGCCGATCTACGACGCCGCCTTCGCGGTCGCCGCCACCATCCGGGGCGGCCCGACGCCGCCGGAGCGAACGCTCGCCATCGGCGATTCCGTGCGCACCGACCTCACGGGCGCGGCGGCGATCGGCTGCGGCGCGCTGTTCATCGCCAGCGGCATCCACGCCCTGGAGGCGGGCCATGGCGACGGCGCGGTCGATCCCGTGGCGCTCGCCGCCTTCCTGCGCGACAAGGGCGTCGTTCCCGACGCGGTGATGCCGCGCCTGATCTGGTAA
- a CDS encoding patatin-like phospholipase family protein — MGAAPAGPTVALALGGGGARGLAHVAMLEAFDELGVRPVALAGTSMGAIFAAAYASGLSAAEIREHTLALLADRRGLRGKLLAARSGRFADLFSHMGNPVMVDAEALCDAFLPEAVAQDFARCTIPLTVVATDFHARREKVFTAGPLRRAVAASMAIPGLVRPVTIGSDVLIDGATTNPLPIDHIAGKADILVGIDVTGAGSSPRSEGPPGAWAALFGALQIMQAAIIEEKMLRHRPDILIRPNVGAFGGLDFALSSAIFRLARPAKDELKRRLAALLERR; from the coding sequence ATGGGGGCAGCGCCCGCCGGCCCGACGGTCGCGCTCGCTCTGGGCGGCGGCGGGGCGCGGGGCCTTGCCCATGTCGCCATGCTGGAGGCCTTCGACGAGCTCGGGGTCAGGCCGGTCGCCCTCGCCGGCACCTCGATGGGCGCCATCTTCGCGGCGGCCTATGCCAGCGGCCTCAGCGCCGCCGAGATCCGCGAGCACACGCTCGCCTTGCTGGCCGACAGGCGCGGCCTGCGCGGCAAATTGCTCGCCGCCCGCAGCGGCCGCTTCGCCGATCTCTTCTCGCATATGGGAAATCCGGTGATGGTGGATGCGGAAGCCCTCTGCGACGCCTTCCTGCCCGAGGCGGTGGCGCAGGACTTCGCGCGCTGCACCATTCCGCTGACGGTGGTCGCCACCGATTTCCATGCGCGCCGGGAAAAGGTCTTCACCGCCGGCCCGCTGCGCCGCGCCGTCGCCGCCTCGATGGCGATCCCGGGCCTGGTGCGGCCGGTGACCATCGGCTCCGACGTGCTGATCGACGGCGCCACCACCAACCCGCTGCCGATCGACCACATCGCCGGCAAGGCCGACATCCTGGTCGGCATCGACGTGACGGGCGCGGGCTCCTCCCCGCGCTCCGAGGGCCCGCCCGGCGCCTGGGCGGCGCTGTTCGGCGCACTGCAGATCATGCAGGCCGCCATCATCGAGGAAAAGATGCTGCGCCACCGCCCGGATATCCTGATCCGGCCGAATGTCGGCGCCTTCGGAGGCCTCGACTTCGCCCTGTCGAGCGCCATATTCCGCCTGGCGCGGCCGGCCAAGGACGAGTTGAAGCGCCGGCTGGCCGCCCTGCTGGAGCGGAGATGA
- a CDS encoding electron transfer flavoprotein-ubiquinone oxidoreductase: protein MSDSADLGPREAMEYDVVVVGAGPAGLAAAIRLKQLNPETTVVVVEKGSEVGAHILSGAVIDPIGLDRLLPEWREAPDRPLVTPVVEDHFYYFGPSGGVRLPNFGMPKLMSNHGNFVGSLGNVCRWLAVQAEALGVEIYPGFAAAEVLYDDKGAVAGIATGDMGVGRDGKPKPGFTRGMELRGKYTLFAEGARGSLTKILVSRFKLDEGREPQKYGIGLKELWQIDPARHVPGRVQHSFGWPLDWKTGGGSFLYHLENNQVVVGFVVHLNYTNPNLSPFDEFQRFKHHPLIAPTFEGAKRIAYGARAITEGGYQSVPKLSFPGGALIGCSAGLVNVPRIKGSHNAVLSGMLAAEHLTEALAAGREHDEILSYENAWRGSEIGRDLAKVRNVKPLWSKLGLWGGVALGGLDMHMNERLGFSLFGTLKHGKPDYATLDPIAKAKPIRYPKPDGRLSFDKLSSVFLSATNHEEDQPVHLKLKDPSVPVERNLPLYGEPARLYCPAAVYEVVYGDEAAKKDPRFVINAQNCVHCKTCDIKDPAQNINWTTPEGGGGPNYPNM from the coding sequence ATGAGCGACAGCGCCGATCTCGGCCCCCGCGAGGCGATGGAATATGATGTCGTCGTGGTGGGAGCCGGACCTGCCGGCCTGGCGGCGGCGATCCGTCTCAAGCAGCTCAATCCGGAGACCACCGTGGTGGTGGTGGAAAAGGGCTCGGAGGTCGGCGCCCACATCCTGTCCGGCGCCGTGATCGATCCCATCGGCCTCGACCGCCTCCTGCCGGAATGGCGCGAGGCGCCGGACCGCCCGTTGGTGACGCCCGTCGTCGAGGATCATTTCTACTATTTCGGCCCCTCCGGCGGTGTCCGCCTGCCGAATTTCGGCATGCCGAAGCTGATGTCGAACCACGGCAATTTCGTCGGCTCGCTCGGCAATGTCTGCCGCTGGCTGGCAGTGCAGGCCGAGGCGCTGGGCGTGGAGATCTATCCCGGCTTCGCCGCCGCCGAAGTCCTCTATGACGACAAGGGCGCGGTGGCCGGCATCGCCACCGGCGACATGGGCGTCGGCCGCGACGGCAAGCCCAAGCCCGGCTTCACGCGCGGCATGGAGCTGCGCGGCAAATACACGCTCTTCGCCGAGGGCGCCCGCGGCAGCCTGACCAAGATCCTGGTCTCCCGCTTCAAGCTCGACGAGGGCCGCGAGCCGCAGAAATACGGCATCGGCCTCAAGGAGCTCTGGCAGATCGACCCCGCCCGGCACGTGCCGGGGCGGGTCCAGCATTCCTTCGGCTGGCCGCTCGACTGGAAGACCGGCGGCGGCTCCTTCCTCTACCACCTCGAAAACAACCAGGTGGTGGTCGGTTTCGTCGTCCACCTCAACTATACCAATCCCAACCTCTCGCCCTTCGACGAATTCCAGCGCTTCAAGCACCATCCGCTGATCGCGCCGACCTTCGAGGGGGCCAAGCGCATCGCCTACGGCGCCCGCGCCATCACCGAAGGCGGCTACCAGTCGGTGCCGAAGCTGTCCTTCCCGGGCGGCGCGCTGATCGGCTGCTCGGCGGGCCTCGTCAACGTGCCGCGCATCAAGGGCAGCCACAATGCCGTGCTGTCCGGCATGCTGGCGGCCGAGCACCTCACCGAAGCCCTCGCCGCCGGCCGCGAGCATGACGAGATCCTCTCCTACGAGAACGCATGGCGGGGGAGCGAGATCGGGCGGGACCTCGCCAAGGTCCGCAACGTCAAGCCGCTGTGGTCGAAGCTCGGCCTGTGGGGCGGCGTCGCCCTGGGGGGGCTCGACATGCATATGAACGAGAGGCTCGGCTTCTCGCTGTTCGGCACGCTCAAGCACGGCAAGCCGGACTATGCCACCCTGGATCCGATCGCCAAGGCCAAGCCCATCCGCTATCCCAAGCCCGACGGCCGGCTCTCCTTCGACAAATTGTCGTCGGTCTTCCTGTCGGCGACCAATCACGAGGAGGACCAGCCGGTCCATCTCAAGCTGAAGGACCCGTCGGTGCCGGTCGAGCGCAACCTGCCGCTCTATGGCGAGCCGGCGCGGCTCTATTGCCCGGCAGCCGTCTACGAAGTCGTCTATGGCGACGAGGCCGCGAAGAAGGACCCCCGCTTCGTCATCAACGCCCAGAACTGCGTCCACTGCAAGACCTGCGACATCAAGGACCCCGCGCAGAACATCAACTGGACGACGCCCGAAGGCGGCGGCGGCCCGAATTATCCCAACATGTGA
- the gcvPB gene encoding aminomethyl-transferring glycine dehydrogenase subunit GcvPB, whose amino-acid sequence MLNRQGRPSAAGEGADVLHPTFTGNRALLIEEALLFETGRVEVTGVDIEEAGAFTPRLGGLERKEPIGLPGFSEPEAMRHFVRLSQKNFGIDTGLFPLGSCTMKHNPRLNEKMARLPGFGDIHPLQPVSTVPGAIELIDRLAHYLKTLTGMPAVAMSPKAGAHGELCGMMAIKAAIAARGEGETRTVVLVPESAHGTNPATAALIGFTVEPIPARPDGTVDPADVRKALGPSVAAIMLTNPNTCGLFEKDVKAIAEAVHEAGAYFYCDGANFNAIVGKVRPGDLGVDAMHINLHKTFSTPHGGGGPGAGPVVLSDKLAPYAPFPFLAEGRLVENESQAPQGTEPFGRLVAFHGQMGMFTRAMAYMLSHGADGMRQASEDAVLSANYIRASLQDLMSAPFGDQPCMHEALFDDSWLKDTGVTTLDFAKAMIDEGYHPMTMYFPLVVHGAMLIEPTESESKASLDLFIATLRDLAMAARRGETERFSGAPYHAPRRRMDETRAARQPILRWTPPEPIKDAAE is encoded by the coding sequence ATGTTGAACCGCCAGGGACGCCCTTCCGCCGCGGGCGAGGGCGCCGACGTCCTCCACCCGACCTTCACCGGCAATCGCGCCCTCCTGATCGAGGAAGCGCTCCTGTTCGAGACCGGACGCGTCGAGGTCACCGGCGTCGACATCGAGGAGGCCGGCGCGTTCACGCCGCGGCTCGGCGGGCTCGAGCGCAAGGAGCCGATCGGCCTGCCCGGCTTCAGCGAGCCGGAGGCGATGCGCCATTTCGTACGCCTCAGCCAGAAGAATTTCGGCATCGACACCGGGCTCTTTCCGCTTGGCTCCTGCACGATGAAGCACAATCCGCGCCTCAACGAGAAGATGGCGCGGCTGCCCGGCTTCGGCGACATCCATCCGCTGCAGCCGGTCTCCACCGTTCCCGGCGCGATCGAGCTGATCGACCGCCTCGCCCATTACCTCAAGACGCTGACGGGCATGCCCGCCGTGGCGATGAGCCCCAAGGCCGGCGCGCATGGCGAACTCTGCGGCATGATGGCGATCAAGGCGGCCATCGCGGCGCGCGGGGAAGGCGAAACCAGGACCGTGGTGCTGGTGCCCGAATCGGCCCACGGCACCAATCCGGCCACCGCCGCGCTGATCGGCTTCACGGTCGAGCCGATTCCGGCGCGGCCCGACGGCACTGTCGATCCCGCCGATGTCCGCAAGGCGCTCGGCCCGAGCGTCGCGGCGATCATGCTGACCAATCCGAACACCTGCGGGCTGTTCGAGAAGGATGTGAAGGCGATCGCCGAGGCGGTGCACGAGGCCGGCGCCTACTTCTATTGCGACGGCGCCAATTTCAACGCGATCGTCGGCAAGGTGCGCCCGGGCGATCTCGGCGTCGACGCCATGCACATCAACCTGCACAAGACCTTCTCCACCCCGCATGGCGGCGGCGGCCCCGGCGCCGGGCCGGTGGTGCTGTCGGACAAGCTCGCACCCTACGCGCCCTTCCCTTTCCTGGCGGAGGGCCGGCTGGTCGAGAACGAGAGCCAGGCGCCCCAGGGAACCGAACCTTTCGGCCGACTGGTGGCGTTCCACGGCCAGATGGGCATGTTCACCCGCGCGATGGCCTATATGCTCTCGCACGGCGCCGACGGCATGCGGCAGGCTTCCGAGGACGCCGTGCTCAGCGCCAATTATATTCGCGCCAGCCTGCAGGACCTGATGTCGGCGCCGTTCGGCGACCAGCCCTGCATGCATGAGGCGCTGTTCGACGACAGCTGGCTGAAGGACACCGGCGTCACCACGCTCGACTTCGCCAAGGCGATGATCGACGAGGGCTATCATCCGATGACGATGTATTTCCCCCTCGTCGTCCATGGCGCGATGCTGATCGAGCCGACGGAGAGCGAATCCAAGGCCTCGCTCGATCTCTTCATCGCCACGCTGCGCGACCTCGCCATGGCCGCCAGGCGCGGCGAGACCGAGCGGTTCTCGGGTGCGCCCTACCACGCCCCGCGCCGGCGCATGGACGAAACGCGGGCTGCCCGCCAGCCGATCCTGCGCTGGACGCCGCCCGAACCGATCAAGGACGCGGCCGAATGA